A window of Deltaproteobacteria bacterium contains these coding sequences:
- a CDS encoding PAS domain S-box protein, whose amino-acid sequence MGKTFAKKKQHPPSSSKDLLSGIKAIQKSLGDLLQSIPGCPDEVQRDLFVLSENLQTQGTFLSEKFAKCQELEKQAQEALQESEQRYRTIFETAGIAMAVIEEDGILSQVNNKFAKMAGYGKNELEGKKTWRDFIVKEDLKRLQEYHRLRTIDPKAAPRSYEAGGLDKSGNRKNLLITIERFSGTQQRIASFMDLTELKKTQDSIKKMADGYRTLFNLANDAIFVLHPDTMVILDVNQKTCELYGFTLEEARFLKMEDVSDNSPPYTPTSALTWFKKALTGIPGVVEWRAKDKSGRLFWVEVSMKRITILGDERILVTVRDITKRKQLEEQFRQAQKMEAIGRLTAGVAHDFNNLLTVIAGYSGVMLSNLKKNDPLFQPLMEIKKAGEKASLLTRQLLAFGRKQVLAPRIIDLNRIVENIGKMIGRIIGEAVELEVLLDPNPLPVYIDIGQMEQVIMNLAINARDAMPRGGKLLMRTAAKEISSNTFCKTCGNFFHPGTHVTMSIKDTGIGIEPHIQPLVFEPFFTTKQEGKGSGLGLSMIQGIIHQSGGHIDFFSQPNQGTIFIIYLPKRDRKRAVLSNDPEKR is encoded by the coding sequence ATGGGAAAAACCTTCGCCAAGAAAAAGCAGCATCCCCCTTCAAGCAGTAAGGATCTCCTTTCCGGGATAAAAGCTATTCAGAAAAGTCTGGGCGACCTTTTGCAATCCATCCCCGGATGTCCCGATGAGGTTCAAAGGGACCTGTTCGTCCTGAGTGAAAATCTGCAAACTCAAGGTACTTTCCTGTCCGAAAAGTTCGCCAAATGCCAAGAACTGGAAAAGCAAGCACAGGAAGCCCTGCAAGAATCTGAACAAAGGTATCGGACCATCTTTGAAACCGCCGGGATCGCCATGGCGGTTATCGAGGAAGACGGGATTCTCTCCCAGGTCAATAATAAATTCGCAAAGATGGCGGGGTACGGGAAAAACGAATTGGAAGGGAAAAAGACCTGGCGGGATTTTATCGTTAAGGAGGATTTAAAAAGGCTTCAAGAATACCACCGCTTACGGACAATCGATCCCAAAGCCGCGCCCAGGAGCTATGAGGCCGGCGGCCTGGATAAATCAGGCAACCGGAAAAATTTGCTGATTACTATAGAGCGTTTTTCCGGAACCCAGCAAAGAATTGCCTCCTTCATGGACCTCACCGAACTTAAAAAAACTCAGGATTCGATTAAAAAAATGGCTGATGGTTACCGGACTCTTTTTAATCTGGCTAATGATGCTATTTTTGTCCTCCATCCTGACACCATGGTCATCCTTGACGTGAATCAGAAGACGTGCGAGCTATACGGATTTACCCTTGAAGAAGCTCGATTTCTGAAAATGGAGGACGTCAGTGACAACTCGCCGCCATATACCCCAACATCCGCCTTAACCTGGTTCAAGAAGGCCTTGACAGGGATTCCTGGCGTCGTCGAATGGAGGGCCAAAGATAAATCGGGACGCTTATTCTGGGTAGAGGTTTCCATGAAGCGCATTACTATTTTAGGAGACGAGCGTATCCTGGTTACGGTCAGAGACATCACCAAGCGCAAGCAACTGGAAGAACAGTTCCGGCAGGCCCAAAAAATGGAAGCCATCGGAAGACTGACCGCCGGCGTGGCCCACGACTTTAACAACCTGTTGACGGTGATCGCCGGTTATAGCGGGGTCATGCTCTCGAATCTCAAAAAAAATGATCCCTTGTTTCAGCCCTTGATGGAGATCAAAAAGGCCGGAGAAAAGGCCTCTTTGTTGACCCGACAATTGTTGGCTTTCGGACGGAAACAGGTACTCGCCCCCCGGATCATAGATCTCAACCGTATCGTCGAAAACATCGGAAAAATGATCGGCCGTATTATTGGTGAGGCCGTCGAGTTGGAAGTCCTCCTTGATCCAAATCCATTGCCTGTCTATATCGATATCGGACAGATGGAGCAGGTTATTATGAATCTGGCTATTAATGCCCGAGATGCCATGCCCAGGGGCGGAAAGCTTTTAATGCGCACCGCCGCCAAGGAAATTTCATCGAATACTTTTTGTAAAACTTGCGGCAATTTCTTTCACCCTGGCACCCACGTCACCATGTCCATTAAGGACACCGGTATCGGAATCGAACCTCATATCCAGCCTCTGGTCTTTGAGCCTTTCTTTACCACCAAGCAGGAAGGGAAAGGGAGCGGGCTGGGTCTTTCCATGATTCAGGGAATCATTCATCAAAGTGGAGGACATATTGATTTTTTTAGCCAGCCGAACCAAGGGACCATTTTCATCATATACCTTCCCAAAAGGGACCGGAAGCGGGCCGTTTTGTCAAATGATCCGGAAAAGAGATAA